The following coding sequences are from one Thermaerobacter subterraneus DSM 13965 window:
- the recA gene encoding recombinase RecA has product MIERERALEMALNQIEKQFGKGSIMRMGEASARLNVEVIPTGSLALDIALGVGGMPRGRIIEIFGPEASGKTTVALHVVASAQRSGGVAAFIDAEHALDPVYAENLGVDINNLLISQPDTGEQALEIAEALVRSGAVDVIVIDSVAALVPRAEIEGEMGDAHVGLQARLMSQALRKLTGAIAKSRTCLIFINQIREKVGVMFGNPEVTPGGRALKFYASVRLDVRRVETLKQGGEMIGIRARAKVVKNKVAPPFRQAEFDLLYGKGISREGDLLDIATQHGIIEKAGAWYSYGDTRIGQGRENAREYLVQHPEVADAIERRLRELLSLGGIRAATANEDE; this is encoded by the coding sequence ATGATCGAGCGGGAGCGGGCCCTGGAGATGGCCCTCAACCAGATCGAGAAGCAGTTCGGCAAGGGCTCCATCATGCGCATGGGAGAAGCCTCGGCGCGCCTGAACGTCGAGGTCATCCCGACCGGCTCCCTGGCTCTTGACATCGCCCTGGGAGTCGGCGGCATGCCCCGGGGCCGGATCATCGAGATCTTCGGGCCGGAGGCGTCGGGCAAGACCACCGTGGCCCTCCACGTGGTGGCGTCCGCCCAGCGGTCCGGAGGGGTGGCCGCGTTCATCGACGCCGAGCATGCCCTGGACCCGGTCTACGCGGAAAATCTCGGGGTCGACATCAACAACCTGCTGATCTCCCAGCCGGACACGGGCGAACAGGCCCTGGAGATCGCCGAAGCCCTGGTGCGCAGCGGCGCGGTGGACGTGATCGTCATCGACTCGGTGGCCGCCCTGGTGCCCCGAGCGGAGATCGAAGGGGAGATGGGCGACGCCCACGTGGGCCTCCAGGCCCGGCTCATGTCCCAGGCCCTGCGCAAGCTCACCGGAGCCATCGCCAAGTCCAGGACCTGCCTGATCTTCATCAACCAGATCCGGGAGAAGGTGGGGGTGATGTTCGGCAATCCCGAGGTGACGCCCGGCGGGCGGGCGCTGAAGTTCTACGCCTCGGTTCGGCTGGATGTGCGCCGGGTGGAGACGCTCAAGCAGGGCGGGGAGATGATCGGTATTCGCGCCCGGGCCAAGGTGGTGAAGAACAAGGTCGCCCCGCCCTTCCGCCAGGCGGAGTTCGACCTGCTCTACGGCAAGGGCATCTCCCGGGAGGGCGACCTGCTGGACATCGCCACCCAGCACGGCATCATCGAGAAGGCGGGCGCCTGGTATTCCTACGGGGACACCCGCATCGGCCAGGGCCGGGAGAACGCGCGGGAGTACCTGGTGCAGCACCCCGAGGTGGCCGATGCCATCGAACGGCGGCTGCGGGAGCTGCTGAGCCTGGGCGGCATCCGGGCCGCCACGGCCAACGAGGACGAGTGA
- the thpR gene encoding RNA 2',3'-cyclic phosphodiesterase has translation MPARIPMPARIAAGGDGEDHWRLFIAVPVTGPVAGALQAWMAAARRQRPGLKWVRPGDLHITLRFLGNRPVASIPSLVAAGARAAREAAPLDVAVRGVGGFPAAGRARTLWAGVGEGAAALAALAASLETQLLAVAPDLDPVQQPFQAHITLARVRGGWIDLDRWPHAAAVRQQDWGRLPVRAMVLFRSQLHPGGPVYTPLHRWPLGEAAAGLDEPPAPR, from the coding sequence GTGGGGACGGCGAAGACCACTGGCGGCTGTTCATCGCCGTGCCCGTGACGGGCCCGGTGGCCGGGGCGCTGCAGGCCTGGATGGCCGCGGCCCGCCGCCAGCGGCCCGGACTCAAGTGGGTCCGCCCCGGGGACCTGCACATCACCTTGCGGTTTCTGGGGAACCGCCCCGTGGCCAGCATTCCCTCCCTGGTGGCAGCCGGGGCGAGGGCGGCGCGGGAGGCGGCCCCGCTGGACGTGGCGGTACGAGGGGTCGGCGGCTTTCCCGCTGCCGGCCGGGCCCGCACGTTGTGGGCCGGAGTGGGTGAGGGAGCCGCCGCGCTGGCCGCCCTGGCGGCCAGCCTGGAGACGCAGCTGCTGGCGGTGGCGCCCGACCTGGATCCGGTGCAACAGCCCTTCCAGGCCCACATCACCCTGGCCCGGGTCCGTGGCGGCTGGATCGACCTCGACCGCTGGCCCCATGCCGCGGCGGTGCGGCAACAGGACTGGGGCCGGCTGCCCGTGCGGGCCATGGTCCTGTTCCGCAGCCAGCTGCATCCTGGCGGGCCGGTGTACACGCCGCTGCACCGCTGGCCCCTGGGGGAGGCGGCCGCCGGCCTTGACGAGCCCCCTGCCCCACGGTAA